AAACAACTCGGTGTATCATTACAGGGCGGTGCTTTTCACCGTCTTCGCCTATATAATTTAAATCAAATTTTTCAGGCATCTGGAAATCGAGCTGTATCGTGCCGCACTGCCACGTACGGCCTATTGAATCTTCCAAATGAAAATCTATCTTAGGGCCGTAAAATGCCCCGTCTCCCTCGTTTATCGTAAACTCCATGCCCTTTTCTATTAAAGCTTCTTTTAGTGCATTTGTGGCTTCTTCCCAGTCTTTATCGCTACCCATGCTGTCTTCAGGCCGCGTAGATAATTCCACATGATATTTAAAGCCGAATACTGAGTAAAAATAATCCGTTAAATCTATAACGTTAAATATCTCCTGTTTTATCTGATCTTTTGTCATGAATATATGTGCATCGTCCTGAGTAAAGCACCGGACGCGCATAAGCCCATGAAGGGCACCGGAAAGTTCGTGGCGGTGCACAAGCCCTAATTCCGCAAGCCGTATAGGCAGTTCACGGTAACTGGGTGTCTTTCTCTTATAAGTTATCATACCGCCCGGGCAGTTCATTGGCTTTACCGCATAGTCCATATCGTCTATCTTTGTAAAATACATGTTTTCTTTATAGTGATCCCAATGCCCGGAGCGTATCCAGAGGTCGCGGTTCAGTATCATAGGAGTCTTTATCTCCTCATAGCCGCGTTTTACATGTTCTTTTCTCCAGAAATCTATCAAGTTGTTCATTAGAATAACGCCCTTTGGGTGGTAAAAAGGAAATCCGGGGCCTTCTTCATGGATGCTGAATAAATCAAGTTCTTTTCCCAGTTTCCTGTGATCTCGTTTTTTTGCCTCTTCAAGCCTGTTAAGATAATCCTCAAGGTCGCTCTTTTTCGTAAATGCAGTACCATAGATACGCTGAAGCATCTTGTTTTTCTCATCTCCGCGCCAATACGCACCTGCAACACTTAGAAGCTTAAAATGTTCCACATATCCGGTAGAGGGTACGTGAGGGCCGGCACAGAGATCTACAAATTCTCCCTGGCGATAAAAACTTATCGTCTCTCCCTCAGGCAAAGCCTCAATAAGCTCAACTTTATATGTCTCTCCCATACCGCCCATATACTTTATTGCTTCATTTCTCGGCAGTGTAAAGCGTTCTATAGGCATATTTTCCTTTACTATCTTTGCCATTTCATGTTCTATACTGTCAAGCTCCTCTATTGAAAAAGGCTTATCTATATCAAAATCATAATAAAATCCATTGTCTATGGCAGGTCCGATAGCCAGTTTAATCCCCGGATACAATCTCTTTACAGCTTGTGCCATAATATGCGAAGCGCTGTGCCTAAGGGCCTTTTTGCCAGCCTCGTCTTCAAATGTCAGTAGTTTAAGCTCAGAGTCTTCTTTAATAGGTGCTGTTAAATCTGCTATCTTTCCATTAACTTCAGCAACCAGTGCCTCACGCGCTAGCCGCTTGCTTATATCCTTTGCTATTTCTATCGGTTTAACTTCATTTTCATAAGATACTCTCTTCCCGTCACTTAGCTTAATATCCATATAAATCCTCTCCTAAATATTTTTAAAAAACAAAAATCGCCCCATAAAGGGACGAATTATACCGCGGTTCCACCCAAATTCCCGCTAAAAGCGGACAGCTTAAAAAGCTTTCTTAATTCAAACATTTTAACGCATGTTACATGCGGTTACCTCCCAAAATGGTTTCGCTTATAAACTGTTTTAGCGTTCTTTCAGCTTAAAAACGCCTCTCTTTTAAAACTTGTTTTTAAGTTACTTGTTTTCGTTCAACGGCAAATATTTTTAAATTAATGCCATTATATGCCCAAACAAATTGCATGTCAATAAATACTATTTTTTAGTTTAGTATTCCCGCCTTCCGGATAGAGCACGTGACAAAGTAACCTGATCGGTATATTCAACGTCTCCTCCTATCGGTATCCCATAGGCTATACGCGTTACCTTAACGTTTTTATCCTTTAGTATACGTGCAATATAAGCGGCTGTTGCCTCACCCTTTATATCCGGATTAGTAGCAAGTATTATTTCTCTTACGTTTCCTTCGCCTATACGTGATAACAGTTTGTCTATCCTTATATCATCAGGGCCAATACCGTCTATCGGCGATATGGTACCGCCAAGCACATGATAAACTCCTGAAAACTCCGATGTGTTTTCAATTGCGTTTACATCTTTTGCATCAGCTACGACGCAGATGATACCTTTGTCCCTTAAACTGTCATCGCAGATATAGCAATTTTGCCTGTCAGTTAAGTTGCCGCATATAGTACATTCGTGTATTGCCTCTTTACTTGCGACCATATCACGTGCAAACCCTTCAACTTCATCTTTGGGCATATGTATCATAAAATATGCAAGCCTTCTGGCAGTTTTCGGCCCGATGCCCGGCAGACGTTCAAACCTGCTCGCCAGGCGTACAAGCGGCTCTAATTTATGCTGCATTAATTAAAATAACCCCGGCACGTTTACTCCGCCCGTAACCTTTCCCATTATCTCGCGGCTTTTGCTCTCCGCCAGATTAAGCGCCTCATTAACTGCGGCTAAAACTAAATCCTGAAGCATTTCTACGTCGTCTGGGTCAACCACTTCCGGCTTTATTTCAATGCTCTTTATCGCCTTATCGGCAGTTGCACTAACTGTGATAGTACCTCCGCCAACCGTTGAGGTTACTTCCTCTTCTTTTAAGCTCTCCTGCGCCTTTGCCATATCCTGCTGCATTTTCTGCGCTTGTGCTACCATCTGCTGCATGTTCATTCCGCCTCCGAAGCCGCCGCCGTATCCTTTTTTCATAGAAAATCCTCCCAATTTTTTATATTATCTCAATTGTATCGTCTGTAAAATCAAAAGCCGCCTGTTCTTTATCTACTTTAATGATAAGTGACATATCCCGTCCGTAAAATTCTTTAGTTAATTTCTTTATCACATCTTTTGCCGCAGAGCTTAAAAGTATGTCTGCTGAAATAGAGCTTTTCTCCGGGCAGCTTAAGCAAATAACATCTTTATCTTCACTTATAAATCTAAGCCTTAAAAAATGCTCATATAAAAACGCCGCTTTGCTCTTACTCGCCTTTACTAAAGACTCCCACTCGACATTACCGGTTTTTGGCGTTTCATGTTCCTTAAAAGTCTCTTTTGCCTTTAAATCTTCTTTTATCTTCAACGGGGATACCGTTTTATCAATATCTATCGTTTTTAGAGGTTTCACCTCTTTTTTACTTTCAGTTACTTCAGTATTTTTACTGTCCTTTTGTATATTTTTATATACGCTTTCAAGTTTGTCTATCCTCTCGGATATGTTTTCCTGCTTTTTATCTTCCGGCGACATGGCCGATAAAAGGGCCGTCTGTATCAATATCTCCGGTGAAAAAGCATACCGCAAATCCTTTTCCTTTGAAAGCAATATGTCTATTGTCCTCAAAAGAGCTTCCTTGCCCATATTGGCCCCGGCCTTTTTTAGCTCCTTTACGTCCTCACCGATAAACTTTAAATCTATATCGTCCGATATAAAGCTTAGAGTATACATGTCCCTGAATACGCATACCAAATCCTTAAACAAGACGCCCATATCCGCACCGGACGCATGCAAATCCTGTACTGCCAAAAGGGTACCCTTCATATCGTAATTGGCCGTTGCTTTGGCTATTTTGATTATCTTTAAAGAATCCGTTGCCCCCAGTACCTTTTCGACATTTTTTATGGTGACTCCGCCTTCATAAGCGCTGACCTGGTCTAAAAGCGAAATAGCATCCCTTAGCCCTCCTTCTGCGGACTGGGCTATATAAGATAATGCAGAATCTTCAACACTTATTCCTTCTTTTAAAGCTATTTTAGATAAAAGGTTAACTATCTCGTTTTTGCCGATGCGTTTAAAATCGAACCGCTGGCAGCGGGATAAAATAGTTGCCGGGACGCGCTGTAAGTCCGTCGTTGCAAGTATGAAAATAATGTGCGCGGGCGGTTCTTCCAGCGTCTTTAACAATGCATTAAACGCCTGAATCGTCAGCATGTGCACTTCGTCTACTATATAGACTTTAAACTTGCTTCCCGCAGGCAGCAGGTTTACATTTTCGCGAATGTCGCGTATATTTTCAACGCCGTTATTGGATGCGGCATCTATTTCAATCACATCTATACTGTTTTCGTTTAATATTTCTTTACAGCTTTCACATTCGCCGCACGGTTCGCCGTCTACCGGATTTTTACAATTAACAGC
The sequence above is drawn from the Eubacteriales bacterium genome and encodes:
- the recR gene encoding recombination mediator RecR, yielding MQHKLEPLVRLASRFERLPGIGPKTARRLAYFMIHMPKDEVEGFARDMVASKEAIHECTICGNLTDRQNCYICDDSLRDKGIICVVADAKDVNAIENTSEFSGVYHVLGGTISPIDGIGPDDIRIDKLLSRIGEGNVREIILATNPDIKGEATAAYIARILKDKNVKVTRIAYGIPIGGDVEYTDQVTLSRALSGRREY
- a CDS encoding YbaB/EbfC family nucleoid-associated protein, which produces MKKGYGGGFGGGMNMQQMVAQAQKMQQDMAKAQESLKEEEVTSTVGGGTITVSATADKAIKSIEIKPEVVDPDDVEMLQDLVLAAVNEALNLAESKSREIMGKVTGGVNVPGLF
- the dnaX gene encoding DNA polymerase III subunit gamma/tau, which produces MGYKALYRVWRPKTFAELKGQDHITEILKNQIKQEKIAHAYLFSGPRGTGKTSVAKIFARAVNCKNPVDGEPCGECESCKEILNENSIDVIEIDAASNNGVENIRDIRENVNLLPAGSKFKVYIVDEVHMLTIQAFNALLKTLEEPPAHIIFILATTDLQRVPATILSRCQRFDFKRIGKNEIVNLLSKIALKEGISVEDSALSYIAQSAEGGLRDAISLLDQVSAYEGGVTIKNVEKVLGATDSLKIIKIAKATANYDMKGTLLAVQDLHASGADMGVLFKDLVCVFRDMYTLSFISDDIDLKFIGEDVKELKKAGANMGKEALLRTIDILLSKEKDLRYAFSPEILIQTALLSAMSPEDKKQENISERIDKLESVYKNIQKDSKNTEVTESKKEVKPLKTIDIDKTVSPLKIKEDLKAKETFKEHETPKTGNVEWESLVKASKSKAAFLYEHFLRLRFISEDKDVICLSCPEKSSISADILLSSAAKDVIKKLTKEFYGRDMSLIIKVDKEQAAFDFTDDTIEII
- the thrS gene encoding threonine--tRNA ligase translates to MDIKLSDGKRVSYENEVKPIEIAKDISKRLAREALVAEVNGKIADLTAPIKEDSELKLLTFEDEAGKKALRHSASHIMAQAVKRLYPGIKLAIGPAIDNGFYYDFDIDKPFSIEELDSIEHEMAKIVKENMPIERFTLPRNEAIKYMGGMGETYKVELIEALPEGETISFYRQGEFVDLCAGPHVPSTGYVEHFKLLSVAGAYWRGDEKNKMLQRIYGTAFTKKSDLEDYLNRLEEAKKRDHRKLGKELDLFSIHEEGPGFPFYHPKGVILMNNLIDFWRKEHVKRGYEEIKTPMILNRDLWIRSGHWDHYKENMYFTKIDDMDYAVKPMNCPGGMITYKRKTPSYRELPIRLAELGLVHRHELSGALHGLMRVRCFTQDDAHIFMTKDQIKQEIFNVIDLTDYFYSVFGFKYHVELSTRPEDSMGSDKDWEEATNALKEALIEKGMEFTINEGDGAFYGPKIDFHLEDSIGRTWQCGTIQLDFQMPEKFDLNYIGEDGEKHRPVMIHRVVFGSIDRFIGILTEHFAGAFPLWISPVQVKVISLTEKTINEAKAIYEKLLEEEIRAELDIRNEKVGYKIREAAAQKTPYMLIIGDKEVAENVVAVRKRKAGDIGKMSLDQFIKLLKDGIKDKSND